The following are encoded together in the Clostridium sp. BJN0013 genome:
- the spoVE gene encoding stage V sporulation protein E, with the protein MDKSNTKMGSIDFPLFTTIMLLTAIGVVMVYSASSYKAFFDKSTQDSMYFLKRQGLWALIGTFFMFCTIKLNYKKIKKYTKVLMIICVAFLLMVFAFESTKGAQRWIRIGSIGFQPSELAKYIIVLYMAKSIEVKGGRKIETLLYGVVPYLLVSGFYAGLVFAEKNLSIAAVIMIVTLIILYVSGAKITHMLGVVGLVGLGGIAGIIFEPYRMARFTSFLNPWSDPKGSGYQLIQSLLALGSGGIWGMGLGKSRQKCYYIPEPHNDFIFSIIGEELGLIGCTIVVALFVVLVWRGIVIAIKAKDTYGTLLATGITSVIAVQAIINIAVVTGAMPVTGVPLPFISYGGSSLVINMVAMGILLNISRQSRYG; encoded by the coding sequence ATTGATAAATCAAATACTAAAATGGGTTCTATAGACTTTCCATTATTTACAACTATAATGTTGCTAACAGCCATTGGAGTAGTAATGGTTTATAGTGCAAGTTCTTACAAGGCATTCTTTGACAAAAGCACACAGGACAGCATGTATTTTTTAAAGAGACAGGGTTTATGGGCGCTAATAGGGACATTTTTTATGTTTTGTACGATTAAGCTAAATTATAAAAAAATAAAAAAATATACAAAAGTACTTATGATAATATGTGTGGCATTTTTGCTTATGGTATTTGCTTTTGAATCTACCAAAGGTGCTCAAAGGTGGATAAGAATAGGTTCTATTGGATTTCAACCTTCAGAATTAGCAAAATATATTATAGTGTTATATATGGCCAAAAGTATAGAAGTTAAAGGTGGAAGAAAAATAGAGACTTTGCTCTATGGAGTAGTTCCCTATCTTTTAGTATCAGGATTTTATGCAGGACTTGTATTTGCAGAAAAAAACCTCAGTATAGCAGCTGTAATAATGATAGTTACCCTTATAATTTTATATGTTTCAGGGGCTAAAATTACACACATGCTTGGAGTTGTGGGACTGGTAGGACTTGGAGGAATAGCTGGTATAATATTTGAACCTTATAGAATGGCTAGATTTACAAGTTTTTTAAATCCCTGGTCAGATCCTAAAGGAAGTGGATATCAGTTAATACAATCTCTTTTAGCTCTAGGTTCTGGAGGAATATGGGGTATGGGCCTCGGAAAATCAAGACAGAAGTGTTATTACATACCGGAACCTCATAATGACTTTATATTTTCTATAATTGGAGAGGAACTTGGGCTCATAGGATGTACAATTGTGGTAGCTTTATTTGTGGTACTTGTATGGAGAGGTATTGTAATTGCAATAAAGGCTAAGGATACTTATGGTACCTTGTTGGCTACTGGAATAACTTCAGTTATTGCAGTGCAGGCTATAATAAATATAGCAGTTGTAACAGGGGCCATGCCAGTAACAGGAGTACCACTGCCTTTTATAAGTTATGGTGGTTCATCACTTGTAATAAATATGGTAGCAATGGGAATACTTCTGAATATATCGAGGCAAAGTAGATATGGTTAG
- a CDS encoding UDP-N-acetylmuramoyl-L-alanyl-D-glutamate--2,6-diaminopimelate ligase, which translates to MNLKDILSGIDYKIVKGKDNLDIGEIQYDSRKVKTGDVFVCIAGYVTDGHKYIESAYKNGAEVIVLNEEIDSIPDCTVIKVEDTRKVLALMSANYYNNPAENMKIIGVTGTNGKTTSTFMIKSILETAGYKVGVVGTISNYVGNKKMPSHRTTPESLELQKLFKEMMDSGVDYCVMETSSHSLYLDRVYGVKFSQALFTNLTRDHLDFHKTFEEYYKAKIILFKNTVNSVINIDDKYGERVYEDAQGGKLTYAIDKNADLMADNLKIHSRGVDFNISYRGNTRHINLNIPGKYNVMNALGSAGVCLAEGVDLNTVKRGLEEMPSVPGRCEIVTKSYNLGYEVVVDFAHTPDGLENILKSAREFTTGKLISVFGCGGDRDSTKRPIMGKIATELSDFTVVTSDNPRGEEPMTIIKDILAGIKKSNYIVIENRREAIKKAMEMAETGDVVVIAGKGHENYQVLKDKTIHFDEREIVAEIINEFTVNN; encoded by the coding sequence TTGAATCTAAAAGATATATTAAGTGGAATAGATTATAAAATTGTTAAAGGAAAAGATAATTTAGATATAGGAGAAATTCAATATGATTCAAGAAAAGTTAAAACTGGAGATGTATTTGTTTGTATTGCTGGGTATGTTACCGATGGACACAAATATATAGAAAGTGCCTATAAAAATGGAGCAGAGGTAATTGTATTAAATGAGGAAATTGATTCTATTCCTGATTGTACTGTAATAAAGGTGGAAGATACTAGAAAGGTATTGGCTCTCATGTCAGCAAATTACTATAATAATCCTGCTGAAAATATGAAAATAATAGGTGTAACTGGTACAAATGGTAAAACTACTTCTACATTTATGATAAAATCCATATTGGAAACTGCAGGCTATAAAGTGGGAGTGGTAGGTACTATATCAAATTATGTAGGAAATAAAAAGATGCCTTCCCATAGAACTACACCGGAATCTTTAGAACTTCAAAAATTATTTAAGGAAATGATGGATTCAGGTGTAGATTATTGTGTTATGGAAACATCTTCTCACTCCTTATATTTGGATAGAGTGTATGGAGTAAAATTTTCACAGGCTCTATTTACGAATTTAACTAGGGATCATTTGGATTTCCATAAAACCTTTGAAGAATATTATAAAGCTAAAATTATTTTGTTTAAAAATACAGTTAATTCTGTAATAAATATAGATGATAAGTATGGAGAAAGGGTATATGAAGATGCGCAGGGCGGAAAATTGACTTATGCCATAGATAAAAATGCAGATTTAATGGCAGATAATTTAAAAATTCATTCCAGGGGAGTAGATTTTAATATATCATATAGAGGGAATACAAGGCATATAAATTTAAATATACCAGGAAAGTATAATGTAATGAATGCTCTAGGAAGTGCAGGAGTTTGTCTGGCTGAAGGAGTAGATTTAAATACTGTAAAAAGAGGATTAGAAGAAATGCCTTCTGTTCCAGGTAGATGTGAAATAGTTACTAAATCCTATAATTTGGGATATGAGGTTGTAGTAGATTTTGCTCACACTCCGGATGGACTTGAAAATATATTAAAATCTGCCAGAGAATTTACCACAGGAAAACTTATTTCTGTATTTGGATGTGGTGGAGATAGAGATAGCACTAAAAGGCCTATAATGGGAAAGATAGCTACAGAACTTTCTGATTTTACAGTAGTGACCTCAGATAATCCTAGAGGAGAAGAGCCCATGACCATAATAAAAGATATACTGGCAGGCATTAAAAAAAGCAATTATATTGTGATTGAAAATAGGAGAGAGGCCATAAAAAAGGCCATGGAAATGGCTGAAACCGGAGATGTAGTAGTTATAGCAGGAAAAGGACATGAGAATTATCAGGTTTTAAAGGATAAAACTATACATTTTGATGAAAGAGAAATAGTAGCAGAAATTATAAATGAATTCACAGTTAACAATTAA
- the mraY gene encoding phospho-N-acetylmuramoyl-pentapeptide-transferase: protein MYKLIYSVLIAFFIAMLEGPILIPLLHKFKFGQSIREDGPKTHLKKAGTPTMGGIIFILATFITMAIIVKEPSDEAMIALYAFIGFGIIGAIDDTLKIVRKKNLGLRAYQKMILLLVISGIFAYYSANNPYIGTSIIIPFKKDTWDLGAFYIPFIIVYFASTTNAVNLTDGLDGLATSVTLLVMTFLALISFAMGHITLAIFCAILAGALLGFLKYNAFPAQIFMGDTGSLALGGAIGAVAMILKLPLLVIIIGGIYVVEALSVILQVFSFKITGKRIFKMAPIHHHFELSGWHETKVVSVFCIVTVILCLVGFLSL, encoded by the coding sequence ATGTATAAACTTATCTATTCTGTATTAATAGCATTTTTTATAGCTATGTTAGAAGGACCTATTTTAATTCCACTTTTACATAAGTTTAAATTTGGACAGAGTATAAGGGAAGATGGTCCAAAAACTCATCTTAAAAAAGCAGGTACTCCAACTATGGGGGGAATAATATTTATATTGGCAACTTTTATAACCATGGCAATAATAGTAAAGGAACCTTCTGATGAGGCTATGATAGCGTTATACGCTTTTATAGGCTTTGGAATAATTGGAGCTATTGATGATACTTTAAAAATAGTAAGAAAAAAAAATTTAGGACTCAGAGCTTATCAAAAAATGATATTATTGTTAGTTATATCTGGAATATTTGCTTATTATTCTGCCAATAATCCATATATAGGGACTTCTATAATAATTCCATTTAAAAAGGATACCTGGGATTTGGGTGCATTTTATATTCCTTTTATAATAGTATATTTTGCATCTACTACAAATGCAGTAAATTTAACAGATGGACTTGATGGATTGGCCACATCCGTTACGCTGCTTGTAATGACCTTTTTAGCATTGATAAGTTTTGCAATGGGGCATATTACTTTAGCTATCTTCTGTGCAATTTTAGCCGGTGCACTTTTGGGATTTTTAAAGTATAATGCTTTTCCAGCTCAAATCTTTATGGGAGATACGGGTTCACTAGCACTTGGAGGTGCCATAGGTGCAGTAGCTATGATATTAAAGCTTCCATTATTGGTTATAATAATTGGAGGAATATATGTAGTGGAAGCATTATCTGTTATACTTCAGGTATTTTCTTTTAAAATTACAGGGAAAAGAATATTTAAAATGGCTCCTATACATCATCATTTTGAACTTTCGGGCTGGCACGAAACTAAGGTAGTTTCTGTATTTTGTATAGTTACAGTAATACTATGTCTTGTAGGATTCTTGTCCTTATAA
- a CDS encoding stage V sporulation protein D, translating to MSKMEYRDRVIIRKRMIIVFSFLFMAFFLLIIRMCYVMIYNSPKLKSMAIAQWTSDVKIDAKRGRILDRNGNELAVSANVYRIDLDMNTLRSTMEEKNISEDKVAGDLANALSMEKSQVSKILNKTLPGGLPIASATLKRRVEKDAADKVSSLNLNGVLISADTKRYYPNGNFLAQVLGHTNSDGIGLTGVELYYNKELAGTPGRRVAELDRKSEELPYTISEFTKPVDGKDIVLTIDEMIQHFAEKTAQQALNDYKANAVSIIVMDPKTGEILAMANKPDYDPNNPWVENKSYDELQKIWRNRAVSDTFEPGSIFKVVTAQTALETNSVGENDSFSCDGSITIGNRTIHCWQTSGHGVQTFSDILKNSCNVGFAELGKKIGKEKLNYYIQKFGFGQKTGIDLPGEAKGIIKKTENISDIDLATISFGQANTVSAVQYLRAFNAVANGGTLITPHVMKEIQYYDESKGKEVVDKEYDVKNNSTKILDENKTAQLRGYLERVVSEGGGKNAFIEGYHIAGKTGTAQKAGVGGYQAGKYVASFAGMAPSSDPRITVLVSIDEPDPYNYYAAQTAAPTAKQLFADIFNYLAIKGDSTPESNGTAQSNSTGIISTEKGD from the coding sequence TTGTCTAAAATGGAATATAGAGATAGGGTAATTATCAGAAAGAGAATGATAATTGTTTTTAGCTTCCTGTTTATGGCATTTTTCTTGTTGATAATTAGAATGTGCTATGTAATGATATATAACTCACCTAAACTTAAATCTATGGCAATAGCTCAATGGACAAGTGATGTAAAAATTGATGCCAAAAGGGGAAGAATTTTAGATAGAAATGGAAATGAACTGGCAGTTAGCGCAAACGTTTATAGGATAGATTTAGATATGAATACTTTAAGAAGCACTATGGAGGAGAAGAACATATCAGAGGATAAGGTGGCTGGTGATCTTGCCAATGCCCTTTCTATGGAAAAAAGTCAGGTATCTAAGATACTAAATAAGACTCTTCCAGGAGGGCTTCCCATTGCTTCTGCGACTTTAAAAAGAAGGGTTGAAAAAGATGCAGCAGATAAAGTTTCAAGTCTAAATTTAAATGGAGTTTTAATATCAGCAGATACTAAAAGATATTACCCAAATGGTAATTTTCTGGCTCAGGTATTAGGACATACTAATTCAGATGGAATTGGTCTTACTGGAGTAGAACTTTATTATAATAAGGAATTGGCAGGAACTCCTGGCAGAAGAGTGGCAGAATTAGATAGAAAAAGTGAAGAGCTTCCATACACTATATCGGAATTTACAAAACCTGTAGATGGAAAGGATATAGTGCTTACTATAGATGAAATGATTCAACATTTTGCAGAAAAAACTGCACAGCAAGCATTAAATGATTATAAGGCCAATGCAGTTTCTATAATAGTTATGGATCCTAAAACTGGAGAAATACTTGCTATGGCCAATAAGCCAGATTATGATCCAAATAATCCTTGGGTAGAAAATAAATCATATGATGAATTGCAAAAGATATGGAGAAATAGAGCGGTAAGTGATACCTTTGAACCAGGATCCATATTTAAAGTGGTAACTGCACAGACTGCCCTGGAGACAAATTCTGTGGGAGAAAATGATAGTTTTTCCTGTGACGGGAGTATAACCATAGGCAACAGAACTATACACTGTTGGCAGACTTCTGGTCATGGAGTACAGACTTTTTCAGATATACTTAAGAATTCCTGTAATGTTGGATTTGCCGAATTAGGAAAGAAAATAGGAAAAGAAAAATTAAATTATTATATACAAAAATTTGGTTTTGGACAGAAAACGGGAATAGATTTGCCAGGAGAAGCTAAGGGAATAATAAAAAAGACAGAGAATATAAGCGATATAGATTTAGCTACTATTTCCTTTGGACAGGCAAATACCGTGTCTGCAGTTCAGTATTTAAGAGCTTTTAATGCAGTGGCAAATGGAGGTACTTTAATTACTCCTCATGTTATGAAGGAAATACAGTATTATGATGAAAGTAAAGGAAAAGAAGTTGTTGATAAAGAATATGATGTTAAAAATAATAGTACCAAAATATTAGATGAGAATAAGACTGCACAGCTTAGGGGGTATTTGGAAAGGGTAGTTTCAGAAGGTGGAGGTAAAAATGCTTTTATAGAAGGATATCACATAGCCGGAAAGACCGGAACAGCACAAAAAGCTGGAGTTGGAGGATATCAGGCAGGAAAATATGTAGCATCTTTTGCAGGAATGGCTCCTTCAAGTGATCCAAGGATAACAGTGTTAGTATCCATAGATGAGCCAGATCCCTATAATTATTATGCGGCTCAAACAGCTGCCCCTACGGCAAAACAGCTTTTTGCAGATATATTTAATTATCTTGCCATAAAAGGAGACTCAACCCCTGAAAGCAATGGTACAGCACAAAGTAATAGTACGGGAATTATTAGTACAGAGAAGGGCGATTAA
- the ychF gene encoding redox-regulated ATPase YchF: MKLGIVGLPNVGKSTLFNAITKAGAESANYPFCTIEPNVGVVSVPDKRLDVLEKMYSSKKKIHTAIEFYDIAGLVKGASKGEGLGNKFLSHIREVESIVHVVRCFEDENIVHVDGSIDPIRDIETINLELIFSDMEVMDRRIEKVHKLAKSGNKDAKFQQDTMLKVKHHLEKGMPVRTLELTKEENELVKDFFLLTTKPVLYVANISEDDLISGNLENEFVKKVKRYAEKEGSQVVVISAKIEEELSSLEEDEKLEMLKEYGLCEAGLDKLINASYKLLGLMSFLTAGTPEVRAWTIKQGTKAPEAAGKIHTDIQKGFIRAEIISYDKLIECGSESAAKEKGYYRLEGKDYIMKDGDVVHFRFNV, from the coding sequence ATGAAACTTGGAATTGTAGGTTTACCAAATGTAGGAAAAAGCACTTTATTTAATGCCATAACAAAGGCAGGGGCAGAATCTGCCAACTATCCTTTTTGTACTATAGAACCTAATGTGGGAGTAGTTAGCGTTCCAGATAAAAGATTGGATGTACTGGAAAAAATGTATAGTTCCAAAAAAAAGATACATACTGCCATTGAATTCTATGACATAGCTGGTTTAGTTAAAGGCGCCAGCAAGGGAGAAGGTCTTGGAAATAAATTTTTATCCCATATAAGAGAAGTAGAATCCATAGTTCATGTAGTAAGATGTTTTGAAGATGAAAATATAGTACATGTAGATGGAAGTATAGATCCTATAAGGGATATTGAGACTATAAATTTAGAACTTATCTTTTCAGATATGGAAGTAATGGATAGAAGAATAGAAAAGGTACATAAACTGGCCAAAAGCGGAAATAAAGATGCAAAATTTCAACAGGATACTATGTTAAAAGTAAAGCATCATTTAGAGAAAGGTATGCCCGTAAGAACTTTAGAGTTAACTAAAGAGGAAAATGAGCTTGTTAAAGATTTCTTTTTACTAACAACTAAGCCAGTACTTTATGTAGCTAATATATCTGAGGATGATTTAATTTCTGGAAATTTAGAGAATGAATTTGTTAAAAAAGTTAAAAGATATGCTGAAAAAGAGGGTTCTCAGGTAGTAGTTATCTCCGCTAAAATAGAAGAAGAACTTTCTTCTTTAGAAGAGGACGAAAAACTGGAGATGTTAAAGGAATACGGACTATGTGAAGCAGGACTTGATAAATTAATAAATGCCAGTTATAAACTACTGGGGCTTATGAGTTTTTTAACTGCTGGAACTCCAGAAGTAAGAGCTTGGACAATAAAACAGGGAACAAAAGCTCCTGAAGCTGCAGGCAAAATACACACTGATATACAAAAGGGATTTATAAGGGCAGAAATTATATCCTATGACAAACTTATAGAATGCGGCTCAGAGTCAGCTGCAAAAGAAAAGGGCTATTATAGACTTGAAGGCAAAGACTATATAATGAAAGATGGAGATGTAGTCCATTTTAGATTTAATGTTTAA
- a CDS encoding cell division protein FtsQ/DivIB, translated as MGKLFKKTDNQLILKRRRKRRIKKVCMGMIFLMAVFFILCLKLPYFDIHHIKVYGNKSISSSEIIRNSKIYTGDNIFYINLKGVRDNILANPYIQEVTITRAFPDIININVKERSSIFYCENDKTYFVIDKTGILLEERSNISNMQLVKLEGINYTNEDIGKTVKNKDVKKIKAITALGNMVENNDLSFKVTNLNVSDPMDIKVYFNSVCVKLGTVDDIDKKINRAVNVLLDANLVSARGYIDVRFDTNPVFFTEN; from the coding sequence ATGGGCAAGCTTTTTAAAAAAACAGATAATCAATTGATTTTAAAAAGAAGGAGAAAAAGAAGGATAAAAAAAGTATGTATGGGTATGATTTTTCTCATGGCAGTATTTTTTATACTCTGTTTAAAATTACCTTACTTTGACATACACCATATTAAAGTATATGGTAATAAAAGTATTTCAAGTAGCGAAATTATTCGTAATTCAAAAATATATACAGGAGATAATATATTTTATATTAATCTAAAAGGTGTAAGGGACAATATATTAGCTAATCCCTATATACAGGAAGTTACAATAACTAGAGCTTTTCCTGATATCATAAATATAAATGTTAAGGAAAGATCGTCCATATTTTATTGTGAGAATGACAAAACATATTTTGTTATAGATAAAACAGGTATTTTACTTGAGGAAAGAAGTAACATAAGTAATATGCAGTTGGTGAAATTAGAAGGTATAAATTATACTAATGAAGATATAGGTAAAACTGTAAAGAATAAGGATGTTAAGAAAATTAAAGCCATAACTGCTTTAGGAAATATGGTTGAGAACAATGACTTATCTTTTAAAGTAACTAATTTAAATGTAAGTGATCCCATGGATATTAAGGTCTATTTTAATAGTGTATGTGTAAAATTAGGAACTGTGGATGATATAGATAAAAAAATAAATAGGGCGGTAAATGTATTATTAGATGCAAATTTAGTTAGTGCTAGAGGATACATAGATGTAAGATTTGATACCAATCCTGTATTTTTTACTGAAAATTAG
- the murF gene encoding UDP-N-acetylmuramoyl-tripeptide--D-alanyl-D-alanine ligase: protein MEHMSFDDMVEAISGKIILKGKYTGYKNISTDSRKLQSGDIFIALKGEKFNGNEYVESASKKGASLCIIDEVKFQRKEINQFTTIIQVENGNIALLQLAELYRSKLNVKIIAVTGSVGKTTTKDIIAAVLGARFKVFKTEGNFNNQIGLPHMLFKLDNSYEVAVLEMGMNQRGEIHNMVKAARPDIAVITNILRAHIGNLGSRKNILNAKLEITDFFSKDNALIINSDNDLLSTLEEKNFTLNRVGLGEKTNISAYDIVVKEDCIEFKVCENNFKTKEKFLINMPGKYNIINSLLAISCGRLLNMSYDEIREGFENIKLTSMRMEILRGKNFTIINDCYNANPESMKAAIDVLKEFKSSRKIAILGTMGELGEEAYKMHQEVGMYAGEKGIDLLIALGEYEKDFERGFKLTNKKGKFMGFDKYEDLINSILKYIKTGDTILVKASRFMKLEIITETLKKSSSY, encoded by the coding sequence TTGGAGCATATGAGTTTTGATGATATGGTGGAAGCCATATCAGGCAAGATAATATTAAAAGGAAAATATACTGGTTATAAAAATATAAGTACAGATAGTAGAAAATTACAAAGTGGAGATATATTCATTGCCTTAAAAGGAGAAAAATTTAATGGGAATGAATATGTAGAGAGTGCAAGTAAAAAAGGAGCATCTCTTTGTATTATAGATGAAGTTAAGTTTCAAAGGAAGGAAATAAATCAATTTACTACTATAATTCAAGTGGAAAATGGAAATATAGCATTACTTCAACTTGCAGAACTTTATAGAAGTAAGCTCAATGTAAAGATAATAGCTGTTACAGGCTCTGTGGGGAAAACCACCACTAAGGACATAATTGCAGCTGTACTTGGTGCTAGATTTAAGGTATTTAAAACAGAAGGAAATTTTAATAATCAGATAGGATTGCCTCATATGTTATTTAAATTAGATAACAGCTATGAGGTGGCAGTACTTGAAATGGGAATGAACCAGAGAGGTGAAATACATAACATGGTTAAGGCTGCACGACCTGATATAGCAGTAATAACTAATATTTTAAGAGCACATATAGGAAATTTGGGAAGTAGAAAGAATATATTAAATGCAAAACTTGAAATAACAGATTTCTTTTCAAAGGATAATGCTTTAATCATAAACTCAGACAATGATTTGTTAAGTACTCTGGAGGAAAAAAATTTTACTTTAAATAGGGTAGGACTAGGAGAAAAAACAAATATTTCAGCTTATGACATAGTAGTGAAGGAGGACTGTATTGAATTTAAGGTATGTGAAAACAATTTTAAAACCAAAGAAAAATTTTTAATAAATATGCCAGGAAAATATAATATAATAAATTCTCTTTTAGCTATTTCTTGTGGAAGACTTTTAAATATGAGCTATGATGAAATAAGAGAAGGATTTGAAAATATAAAACTCACTTCTATGAGAATGGAAATACTTAGAGGAAAAAATTTTACCATAATAAATGATTGTTATAATGCAAATCCAGAATCTATGAAAGCGGCTATTGATGTTTTGAAGGAATTTAAATCAAGTAGAAAAATAGCTATACTTGGTACTATGGGAGAATTAGGAGAAGAAGCCTATAAGATGCACCAAGAAGTCGGAATGTACGCAGGAGAAAAGGGCATAGACCTTTTAATAGCCCTCGGAGAGTATGAAAAGGATTTTGAAAGGGGGTTTAAATTAACTAATAAAAAAGGAAAATTTATGGGTTTTGATAAATATGAAGATTTAATAAACTCTATTTTAAAATATATTAAAACAGGGGATACCATACTTGTAAAGGCTTCTAGATTTATGAAATTGGAAATTATAACAGAAACACTAAAGAAAAGCAGCAGTTATTAG
- the rsmH gene encoding 16S rRNA (cytosine(1402)-N(4))-methyltransferase RsmH yields MEFKHIPVLLKETIDSLNIKQNGIYVDCTLGGGGHSYEILKRLSDKGRLIGIDQDISAIKRAGERLKKFKNIICVHNNFYNIQQILKGLEIDKVDGIIMDLGVSSYQLDQSERGFSYMKDAPLDMRMNIDSSLSAYEVVNEYSQEQLCRIIRDYGEENFSKRIAKFIVETREKAPIITTLQLVDIIKKAIPLKFQKEGHPAKRTFQAIRIEVNGELKILDKAVEDSIANLKTGGRIVIITFHSLEDRIIKSKFKMLENPCTCPADFPICVCGKKPIVKIVNKKPIVPKEEEKLTNPRSKSSKLRVAERI; encoded by the coding sequence ATGGAATTTAAACATATACCTGTGTTATTGAAAGAAACTATAGATAGTCTAAATATTAAACAAAATGGAATCTATGTGGATTGTACTTTAGGTGGAGGAGGCCATTCTTACGAAATATTAAAAAGACTATCTGATAAAGGAAGATTAATAGGAATTGATCAAGATATCTCTGCAATTAAGCGGGCTGGCGAAAGATTAAAAAAATTTAAAAATATTATCTGTGTCCATAATAATTTTTATAATATACAACAAATTTTAAAAGGATTAGAAATAGATAAAGTAGATGGGATAATTATGGATTTGGGAGTTTCTTCTTATCAATTAGATCAATCAGAACGAGGATTTAGTTATATGAAGGATGCTCCTTTAGATATGAGAATGAATATAGATAGTTCCTTATCTGCTTATGAGGTGGTAAATGAGTATAGCCAGGAGCAACTTTGTAGAATTATAAGAGATTATGGGGAAGAAAATTTTTCTAAAAGAATAGCAAAGTTTATAGTAGAGACAAGAGAGAAAGCTCCAATAATTACTACTTTACAGTTGGTAGATATAATAAAAAAGGCCATACCTTTAAAATTCCAAAAAGAAGGTCATCCGGCGAAGAGAACCTTTCAGGCTATACGTATAGAGGTAAATGGAGAACTTAAAATACTGGATAAGGCAGTGGAGGATAGCATAGCAAATTTAAAGACAGGAGGAAGGATAGTCATTATAACCTTTCATTCTTTAGAAGATAGAATAATAAAATCCAAATTTAAAATGCTTGAGAATCCTTGTACTTGTCCTGCAGACTTTCCTATTTGTGTATGTGGCAAAAAACCTATTGTAAAGATTGTAAATAAAAAACCAATAGTTCCCAAAGAAGAAGAAAAGCTTACAAATCCAAGAAGCAAAAGTTCTAAATTGAGAGTAGCAGAGAGAATTTAG